Proteins from a single region of Pseudomonas quebecensis:
- a CDS encoding acyl-CoA synthetase family protein — MNWLNLEHLLLEPVAQRSVCANLNHAQLRDQALCLAAGLQRRGIQRLAVHLEDAGLLAIALLGAWRAGVSVLLPADLQPQTRQRWDECVDAWLTEAADLDAVYQSPLNPAALDLDTCQLSLCTSGSSGEPKRIDKTLRQLANEVQALETLWGADLDGACIIGSVATQHIYGLLFRVLWPLCAGRTFVRQQLAFPEDLQRASREHTRFAWVASPALLKRMGDNLDWPALSQVARVFSSGGALPMEAAGSLYERLQQWPTEILGSSETGGIAWRQGNQPWQPFADVHLSQDADGALRIASPYLPAGHIEQTADAARLHADGRFELLGRLDRIVKLEEKRISLPMLEQALMAHPWVAETRLGVVEENRASLGALVVLSAAGVHALRNQGRRSVTQTLRQHLSQHCEALALPRRWRLLSQLPLNAQGKLPQADVAALLMAPRPKAPQVLEQVEIDGEWTLQLSVPPDLAYFSGHFPVTPVLPGVVQVEWAFNLGRQLLDLPPTFAGMEVLKFQQLVRPGDQIELHLRFDTERGKLYFAYRNDVAACSSGRILLEPAHA; from the coding sequence ATGAATTGGTTGAACCTTGAGCATCTGTTGCTTGAGCCGGTGGCGCAGCGTTCGGTGTGCGCCAACCTGAATCACGCCCAACTGCGCGACCAGGCCCTGTGCCTGGCCGCCGGGCTGCAACGCCGTGGCATCCAGCGCCTGGCCGTACACCTGGAAGATGCCGGCCTGCTGGCGATCGCCCTGCTGGGCGCCTGGCGTGCCGGGGTCAGCGTGCTGCTGCCCGCCGACCTGCAACCCCAGACCCGTCAACGCTGGGACGAATGCGTGGATGCCTGGCTGACCGAGGCCGCTGACCTTGACGCCGTGTATCAGTCGCCCCTGAACCCGGCCGCGCTGGACCTGGACACCTGCCAACTGAGCCTGTGCACCTCCGGCTCCAGCGGCGAACCCAAGCGCATCGACAAGACCCTGCGCCAGTTGGCCAACGAAGTGCAGGCCCTGGAAACCCTATGGGGCGCCGACCTCGACGGTGCCTGCATCATCGGCAGTGTCGCCACGCAGCATATCTACGGCTTGCTGTTCCGTGTGCTGTGGCCGCTGTGTGCCGGTCGCACGTTTGTGCGTCAGCAACTGGCCTTCCCCGAAGATTTACAGCGCGCCAGCCGCGAACACACACGGTTTGCCTGGGTGGCCAGCCCGGCGTTGCTCAAGCGCATGGGCGACAACCTTGATTGGCCGGCGCTGAGCCAGGTAGCGCGCGTGTTCTCCTCCGGCGGCGCGTTGCCGATGGAAGCCGCCGGCAGTCTGTATGAACGCCTGCAGCAATGGCCGACGGAAATCCTCGGCAGCTCGGAAACCGGCGGCATTGCCTGGCGCCAGGGCAATCAACCCTGGCAGCCGTTTGCCGATGTGCACCTGAGCCAGGACGCCGACGGCGCCCTGCGCATCGCTTCGCCGTACCTGCCGGCCGGGCATATCGAACAGACCGCCGACGCCGCGCGCCTGCATGCCGATGGCCGCTTCGAGCTGCTGGGGCGTCTGGATCGCATCGTCAAACTGGAAGAAAAACGCATCTCCCTGCCCATGCTCGAACAGGCGTTGATGGCCCACCCGTGGGTGGCCGAAACACGGTTGGGCGTGGTCGAGGAAAACCGCGCGTCCCTCGGCGCCCTCGTGGTGTTAAGCGCCGCCGGTGTGCACGCCCTGCGCAATCAGGGGCGGCGCAGCGTCACCCAGACCCTGCGCCAGCACTTGAGCCAACATTGCGAAGCCCTGGCCCTGCCGCGCCGCTGGCGCCTGCTGAGCCAACTGCCACTCAACGCCCAAGGCAAACTGCCCCAGGCCGACGTGGCGGCGCTGCTCATGGCGCCACGGCCGAAGGCACCGCAGGTGTTGGAACAGGTTGAAATCGACGGCGAATGGACGCTGCAATTGAGCGTACCGCCGGACCTGGCGTATTTCAGCGGGCACTTTCCGGTCACACCGGTTCTGCCGGGGGTGGTGCAAGTGGAATGGGCGTTCAACCTCGGCCGACAACTGCTCGACCTGCCGCCGACCTTTGCCGGCATGGAAGTGCTCAAGTTCCAGCAACTGGTACGCCCCGGCGACCAGATCGAACTGCACCTGCGTTTCGACACAGAGCGCGGCAAATTGTATTTCGCCTATCGCAACGACGTCGCCGCGTGCTCCAGTGGCCGCATTCTGCTGGAACCTGCCCATGCATAA
- a CDS encoding acyl carrier protein, translated as MQTRDDIFNTLRDALVELFELPPERVTLDANLYQDLEIDSIDAVDLIDHIKRQTGKKIAAEEFKAVRTVNDVVEAVYRLVQPAA; from the coding sequence ATGCAAACTCGTGACGATATTTTCAACACCCTGCGCGATGCCTTGGTGGAACTGTTTGAACTGCCCCCGGAGCGCGTCACCCTCGACGCCAACCTGTATCAGGACCTGGAAATCGACAGCATCGATGCGGTGGACCTGATCGACCATATCAAGCGCCAGACCGGCAAGAAGATCGCCGCCGAGGAATTCAAGGCGGTGCGCACTGTGAACGATGTGGTTGAGGCGGTGTACCGTCTGGTCCAACCGGCCGCATGA
- a CDS encoding glycosyl transferase: MSDSTKHWADREERGSYWLMKLTAFAAKVLGRRLLSPVLYGIVLYFFVFGRTARQSAWQYQQRLAEWSGRTELRPSHRKVFGQFMAFADALLDKLDVWNGKLRIEQIDIDDPAKLRGQLRGERGQMLVGAHLGNLEVCRALAEIGEQVTMNVLVHTKHAERFNRLLGEAGATHLRLIQVSELDPATMLLLSQRLDDGEWLAIAGDRVPLHGGRTVRVDFLGHAAAFPQGPWLLAGLLNCPVNLLMCLKHNGRYRLTIEPFAPSIEWKRSTREQVIAQWTSRYAARLADFCLEAPQQWFNFYPFWKTDDDAS, translated from the coding sequence ATGAGCGACAGCACCAAGCACTGGGCCGACCGCGAAGAACGCGGCAGCTATTGGCTGATGAAACTCACCGCGTTCGCCGCCAAAGTGCTGGGCCGGCGCCTGCTGAGCCCGGTGCTGTACGGCATCGTGTTGTACTTCTTCGTGTTCGGCCGCACCGCGCGCCAGAGCGCCTGGCAGTACCAGCAGCGCCTGGCCGAGTGGAGCGGGCGCACTGAATTGCGCCCCTCCCATAGAAAAGTCTTCGGCCAGTTCATGGCCTTCGCCGACGCCTTGCTCGACAAGCTCGATGTGTGGAACGGCAAGCTGCGCATCGAACAGATCGACATCGACGACCCGGCCAAACTACGCGGGCAATTGCGCGGCGAGCGCGGGCAGATGCTGGTGGGGGCACACCTTGGCAATCTGGAAGTGTGCCGCGCGCTGGCGGAGATCGGCGAACAGGTGACCATGAACGTGCTGGTGCACACCAAGCACGCCGAACGCTTCAACCGTCTGCTGGGCGAAGCCGGCGCGACCCATTTGCGCCTGATTCAGGTCAGCGAGCTGGACCCGGCCACCATGCTGCTGCTCAGCCAGCGCTTGGACGACGGCGAATGGCTGGCGATCGCCGGCGACCGCGTGCCGCTGCACGGCGGGCGCACGGTGCGCGTGGATTTCCTCGGGCACGCCGCCGCATTTCCCCAGGGCCCTTGGCTCTTGGCCGGCCTGCTCAACTGCCCGGTGAACCTGCTGATGTGCCTCAAGCACAATGGCCGTTATCGCCTGACCATCGAACCGTTCGCGCCATCGATCGAATGGAAACGCAGCACCCGCGAGCAGGTCATCGCCCAGTGGACCTCACGCTACGCCGCGCGCCTGGCCGATTTCTGCCTGGAAGCGCCCCAACAATGGTTCAACTTTTACCCTTTCTGGAAGACCGATGACGACGCATCTTGA
- a CDS encoding glycosyltransferase family 2 protein, protein MHNPCALIPVYNHEAAVPAVVHSLLNSGLPCLLVDDGSSPACAAVLAQLARLENVTLLTLPTNQGKGGAVMAGFREAARLGFSHALQVDADGQHDLREVETFIDASRRQPDALICGYPEYDESVPKGRLYARYLTHVWVWINTLSLQIRDSMCGFRVYPLAPVLALMESAYIGTHMDFDSDILVRLAWRNQPMRWLPTQVHYPADGLSHFRLLRDNVRISAMHARLFFGMLVRAPMILWRRWQA, encoded by the coding sequence ATGCATAACCCCTGCGCCCTGATCCCGGTCTATAACCACGAAGCCGCCGTGCCCGCCGTGGTCCATAGCCTGTTGAACAGCGGCCTGCCGTGCCTGTTGGTGGACGATGGCAGCAGCCCGGCCTGCGCAGCGGTGCTGGCGCAACTGGCGCGGCTGGAGAATGTCACCCTGCTGACCCTGCCGACCAACCAGGGCAAAGGCGGCGCGGTGATGGCGGGCTTTCGCGAAGCGGCGCGCCTGGGCTTCAGTCATGCCTTGCAGGTCGATGCCGACGGCCAACACGACCTGCGCGAAGTCGAGACCTTTATCGACGCCTCTCGCCGCCAGCCCGACGCGCTGATCTGCGGCTACCCCGAATACGACGAAAGCGTGCCCAAAGGCCGGCTGTACGCGCGTTACCTGACCCACGTATGGGTATGGATCAATACCCTGTCGCTGCAGATCCGCGACTCGATGTGCGGCTTTCGCGTGTACCCGCTGGCGCCGGTGTTGGCCCTGATGGAGTCGGCCTACATCGGCACGCACATGGATTTTGATTCCGACATCCTGGTGCGTCTGGCCTGGCGCAACCAGCCCATGCGCTGGCTGCCGACGCAGGTGCACTACCCGGCCGACGGCCTGTCGCACTTTCGCCTGTTGCGCGACAACGTGCGCATCAGCGCCATGCATGCGCGGCTGTTCTTCGGCATGCTGGTGCGCGCGCCGATGATCCTGTGGCGGCGGTGGCAGGCATGA
- a CDS encoding phosphopantetheine-binding protein: MSDQRSLEHDIKMLIIEALGLEDISADDIGSDQTLFGEGLGLDSVDALELGLAIQKTYGIKIDADAKDTRNHFTNVASLAAFVTARQAA, encoded by the coding sequence ATGAGCGACCAACGTAGCCTTGAGCACGACATAAAGATGCTGATCATCGAGGCCCTGGGCCTGGAAGACATCAGCGCCGACGACATCGGCAGCGATCAAACCCTGTTCGGCGAAGGCCTGGGCCTGGATTCGGTAGACGCCCTGGAACTGGGCCTGGCGATCCAGAAAACGTACGGCATCAAGATCGATGCCGACGCCAAGGACACCCGCAATCACTTCACCAACGTGGCCAGCCTTGCGGCGTTCGTCACGGCCAGACAGGCAGCTTGA